In the genome of Arachis hypogaea cultivar Tifrunner chromosome 9, arahy.Tifrunner.gnm2.J5K5, whole genome shotgun sequence, the window ATCATGATGCATCCTTATGGAACTTACTTGTTTACCTTTTTCCAGGAACATGGTGCAGCATTAAAGCTTCAGTTTCTGAAAAACCATTTTCTGTTGGCTTCAGTCAACAAATTTGGGCAACTTCATTATCAAGATATTACAATGGGTGAGATTGTGGGTAATTTTCGAACAGGCCTGGGACGCACAAATGTGATGCAAGTGAACCCCTTCAATGCAGTTGTTGGTCTGGGTCACGCAGGTGGTACAGTTACAATGTGGAAGCCAACTAGTTCTGCTCCCCTTGTGAAAATGCTATGTCATCATGGGCCTGTTTCAGCACTAGCATTCCACCCTAATGGCCACTTAATGGCCACAGCGGGTAAAGATAAGAGGATTAAGCTTTGGGACTTGAGGAAATTTGAGCCTCTTCAAACGTTAACGGGCCACGCAAACACACTGGATTTTAGTCAAAAGGGCTTGCTTGCTTGTGGTGTTGGTTCGTTTGTACAGGTTCTGAATGATGTTTCTGGGACGCAGAACTATTCTAAGTACATGACTCATTCGATGGCGAAAGGTTACCAGATAGGAAGATTAGCTTTTCGGCCGTATGAAGATGTTCTAGCCATTGGCCATTCCATGGGTTGGTCTAGTATTCTTATTCCAGGTGCCGGAGAACCCAACTTCGACACATGGGTTGCCAATCCATTTGAAACATCTAAACAGCGGAGAGAGAAGGAAGTGCGGTCTCTTCTTGATAAACTTCCACCTGAGACTATCATGCTGGATCCAAGCAAGATTGGTACGGTGAAATCAACATATAGAGAGAAACCGACAAAGCAAGAGAGGGAGGCTGAAGTTGAAGCCGCAGTTGAAGCTGCCAAGGGCACAAAACTGAAGAACAAAACAAAAGGAAGAAATAAGCCAGGTAAAAAGATACAGAAGAAGCAGGATGCAATTGCTAGAGTGAAGAGGCCTTACTTAGAGGAGAAGATTAACGAGGAACAAAAGATATCCCATAAGAAGCAGAAAACTGGTGAGAACATTGATTTACCAAAATCTTTACAGAGGTTTGCTCGTAAGAAATCATCATGATATAGAGTTCAGGTTTCTGAGTTATTGTATTTGTTGTCACATTTGATATCAATTGTATCCAAAGGCCTATCATATTGAAATATGCCTTCCAAGTTAAAGGCATAACCAAAATTTTGCCTTCGTTTGCCTTAAGTTATATTTTAGTCTTCGTTTGTACCATGTaagattgtgtttttttttttattattagaaaaagcGATAATTAACACTTCATTTTGTTttcccattattattattattttttttttgcgccAAATAGATGCATTCAGTTTTTGACATTTTTCATTGACAATTCATGGATTAAGTTATCCCTTGATTACCTTCAATCCTTAATTATAGATATTTTCATACCGTTAGTTTTGATGTTTTATACAGTTATCTAGCCATATTCGTTTTTTTAGATCTATATAtatgattaatataaaaaattgttatttttgTTATCGGTGacaacataaaattttatttgtgttGCAAAATGTAATTAGATACATATGGAAAATTGTTTATATGGAtgacatatcaaaattaaattctttattcAAAAGCACATTCTTTCACTCTCACTTGCATGGAATTTTACAATATTGAGCTGAAAATGCATTTACAACATCAGGTAGAATATCCAAACCAtgtaacttttttaaaattattctttctGAGAATTAGCATTAATTTTCTCATGCAATATTAATTTCCCATTTCTTTCGTCTTTCATTTCCAATTATTCAATCCCCATAAGATTGGCCTCTTCGCGTTTTTGCTCCTCCATTGATGAGGTTACCATTAATCATGAGAAAGTAAAtccctatttattattttttgttgaaaaaaacTGCCTTAATGACATCAGTAACCGCCATATATGACAACCTTTTGTTCCCTTCATGGGTGTTTTGATCCACCTTGTAGTAATATTGTTGGGGCTAATTTGTCCTGGTGTATTATATAATCCTTTTCCAATTTGTTTCCGGTTTCCATTTTATAGAAAAAGTGGAATATGAAAATCAACACAGAAtacaaagaaaaattatatggAAAGAAAAGTGAATCTaggattatattataattttctaTCGTGAGATTTAGCTCATGTTTATGGGGGTGGGACTTCTTTTTTAGCCCTCATCCTAATTCATTTGTGGGGTGCGGGTCTTCTCTCTTTGGAGACTcgatgaatttttattttgatctcATGACAGATAATTCTGGTAAATACTTATTTTAGTGGGGTTTTTTTGTCATTTCTAAttaaaaaatctcattttttaGTTTCTACTCATGGGTTAAGTAGTCATAACTTATCAAcgaatatttttctttaataaaaaaagaaaaagataatattatTGTAATAAGGATGAAAAATGAGGTGGATAACCATTCTTAATATGGAcagttgatttttatttttaatactgaaTGAAGTTAAAAATGCAAACTTCACACACCTATAAATAGAGAAACAATCTGAGAAATATTACACACAACAATAAAATCTTCCGTCTCTCTTTTATATTACTAAAAcaactctctttttttctttattttacaagtatttttgaatactcttctctctcactctttATATATAACTAGAATGAGACTCGCGCAATGCGCGAGacggtaaattaatgatagtatataataaatattaaaaattgttatgtttcgtagaaataaattaaatatgtgtaaattgaagttaaatttaaaaggtgttttattttaaataatttgtagtaTAAAATATTTGGATGTTGGAGTTATATAAAGTAACATTTTTGtttggtggtttgatttttgcGTTTGTTTTAGTTGATGGACCTAGTCATCTTATGTGGGCTCGTCCTCTTTTTTTTGTTGGTTGTTAGAGTtgctactttcttctttttgtcgtAGATTCTTATGAAgacatgttctttatgaattgttgagtttgatgcactttctattgtgttatttggttccatctttgtatgtatgttcttctttcgaagatgtgtcttgaatttgtatggttttctttctccttaatctcttgatgggGTGGTACTTCAATGTCATTATTTTTCTGAAATGTCATTAGATTTGAAGCAGTTGTGCCTAATAAATTTTTTGCATcgccatcaaatagtacaaaagttGTTGTAACACTTTGATCTGAAACCTTTAATTGAATTCTGAACCTAAAATAAGTATTGGGTTAGcaactaataatttgatagatgagattatgaaaagtatatagagttacattattattggatattgtggtgtttgattacatgtgTCACAAATgtagttgtttcttttttttatatgctttCTTTTGACACTTTTTATATTTAACATAGTTCTATCCTAATTTGTCATCAATTTCGTTTATAGTTGCTAAAATTGTGAAGATCTTTTCCTATTCCaatattcaatttatgttatcattAGGTATATGATATTTGAGTAAGTTGAATGTATGATGCATGTTGTGAATGTATGATGCATGTTGAGATTTTTTTTGTCATACCTGATCCTCAGATTCTCATTGCATGGCCATTAGATTTTGGATAGTTATTCGATTTCTAATTATTCTGCTCtaaaagaatgatgctctattgAATTCTGAACCTAAAATAAGTATTGAGTTAGCAACTAATAATTTGACAGATgagattatgaaaagtatatagagttaccttattgttggatattgtggtgtttgattacatgtgccacaaatgtagttatttctttttttttatatgctttcTTCTGATACTTTTTACATTTAACATAGTTCCATCCTAATTTGTCATCAGTTTCGTTTATAGCTGCTAAAATTGTGAAGATCTTTTCCTATTCCaatattcaatttatgttatcattAGGTATATGATATTTGAGTAAGTTAAATGTATGATGCATGTTGTGAATGTATGATGCctgttgtgatttttttttgtcatacttGATCATTAGATTCTCATTGCCATTAGATTTTGGATAGTTATTCGATTTCTAATTATTCTGCtctgaaagaatgatgctctattgAGTAAATTTGAAATGtgcaatttgaaaatatttttttgtgtgctaaatttgatgttatgtGAAGGAATAGTAATAAGAAACTTATATATGTGGTTTAAATGGtatggaatttaaatatttataacgtaaaatttattatgattaataatattattatgacatttgtaatatggatATTTATTAccagttatttataaaaattaataaattaattgttgcggttataaatttattgtattgtttataacggtaagatataataaatataggaatataAATTCAATGTATTTGTAGGTTACAAatttattggattctattttttagttttttatttgtatattaatttttgctgatttggaaataatagttgatttggcaagaattgagtggttgattctaaagTTATGCCAAGTAAACAATATTGCTGACATAGCATTAGTAGGAGAAAAGAAATGTCTCAAAAGTAATGTGGTGCATGcttatgtatctacttttatatattaagaatagatattaatagatatatataaattatttttattatattgagttaattatattggctaatattaatactaaagtcttctatttcttattttatcttctttatttatttattttacaacacgttatcagcacgagactctaatcaaatttttaggaagactcaggtaacaaatttttattacgtCGAACCCctttcatcttgaattcaatgctcttaatatatttggaaacaattatttatcatggatattagatgttaaaatccatcttgattcaatagatcttggagataccattaaggctgaaataatacatcccagaaggataaaaccaaagccatgatttttcttcgtcgtcatcttgatgaaggattgaaaaatgaatatctcacattaaaagatcctgcaaatctttgaaaagaccttgaagaaaggtatagtcatcaaaagacggtgatacttcctcaagcccgatatgaatggacgcacttgtgtctacatgattttaaatccataaatgaatataa includes:
- the LOC112711526 gene encoding probable U3 small nucleolar RNA-associated protein 7, translated to MDEAQDNHAIITKKKPSANQDISDELDLKIKKYLRGEAASFEDLKDRKLKRQLSVREELYGNAAKAAAKAEKWLMPNEGGYLEAEGIEKTWRIKQEAIAKEVGLVNLRNQYDIVLPDLGPYTLDFTSSGRYMAVGGRKGHLGIVDMINLNLIKEIQVAETVRDVVFLHNELFFAAAQKKFVYMYNRDGTEIRCLREHGAALKLQFLKNHFLLASVNKFGQLHYQDITMGEIVGNFRTGLGRTNVMQVNPFNAVVGLGHAGGTVTMWKPTSSAPLVKMLCHHGPVSALAFHPNGHLMATAGKDKRIKLWDLRKFEPLQTLTGHANTLDFSQKGLLACGVGSFVQVLNDVSGTQNYSKYMTHSMAKGYQIGRLAFRPYEDVLAIGHSMGWSSILIPGAGEPNFDTWVANPFETSKQRREKEVRSLLDKLPPETIMLDPSKIGTVKSTYREKPTKQEREAEVEAAVEAAKGTKLKNKTKGRNKPGKKIQKKQDAIARVKRPYLEEKINEEQKISHKKQKTGENIDLPKSLQRFARKKSS